CTAAAAAGGCCGACAAAGCAAAGAAACTCAATCTTTTATGAAAGAGGTGACTCCATGAGCAAACATCTTCCAATGGAGGTGCGGGTGCCCATTGAAGCCGATAACCCGGCCATTGTGCGCAACGAAGCCAAGTGCATCCGGTGCGGTCAGTGCAAGGCCGTGTGCACAGACTTCATTGGGGTGCACGGCACCTATGCCTTACAGAACACAGGCGATACCGCGGTTTGCATCCATTGCGGCCAGTGCGCCAATGTGTGCCCGCCGGCCAGCATCACCGAGCGGTACGAGTGGCCCGCGGTAAAGGCCGCCGCGGCTGACCCCGGCAAGGTGGTAATCTTCTCCACCTCCCCCTCGGTGCGTGTGGCCCTGGGCGAAGAGTTCGGCCTGCCGGATGGCAGCTTTGTGGAGGGCAAAATGGTCGCCCTTCTGCGGGCGCTGGGCGCCGATTACGTGCTGGACACCAATTTTTCCGCCGATCTTACCATTTTGGAGGAAGCCAGCGAGCTGCTCAGCCGGGTGACCAAAGGCACCGGCCCGCTGCCTCAGTTTACCAGCTGCTGCCCGGCCTGGGTCAAATACGCCGAGACCTACCACCCGGAGCTTCTGCCCCACATCTCCACCGCCAAAAGCCCCATCGGCATGCAGGGCCCCACCATCAAAACCTATTTTGCGCAGAGGATGGGCATCGACCCGGCCGCCATTGTGAATGTGGCCGTGACCCCCTGCACCGCCAAAAAGTTCGAGATCCGCCGGGGCGAGATGAACGCCGCGGCACGTTACCTGGGCCTGGACGGCCTGCGGGATATGGACCAGGTCATCACCACCCGGGAGCTGGCCCTCTGGGCCAGGGAGGCCGGCATCGATTTTGCCTCCCTGCCGGATTCCCCCTACGACACTCTCATGGGCGAGGGTTCGGGCGCCGGGGTCATCTTCGGCAACACCGGCGGCGTGATGGAGGCCGCCCTGCGCACAGCCTACGCCTACGCCACCGGCAAGGCGCCCCCCGACCTGCTCTATGACCTTCAGCCCGTGCGGGGGCTCGAGGGCGTAAAGGAAGCCAGCCTCATGGTGGGCGGCACCCAGCTCAACGTGGCCGTAGTCTACGGCACCGCAAACGCCGAGCATTTTCTCCGCCGTATGGCCACGGCCGGCAAGCAATACCATTTTGTGGAGGTCATGACCTGCCCCGGCGGCTGCATCGGCGGCGGCGGGCAGCCCCGCGGCACCCTGGAAAAGGGCGACGCGCTGCGCGCCGCCCGCATCGACGGGCTGTACCGGCGGGACGCCGCCATGACCCGCCGCCTGAGCCACGAAAACACCGAGCTCCAGGCGCTTTACGAAACCTTTTACGGCAAGCCCCTTTCCGGGCTGGCCGAAAAGCTGCTGCATACATATTATACCGACAGAAGTTCTGATTTAGGAGGAAAAACAACAATGGTCAAATATCGCTGCACCGTCTGTGGTTACATCCACGAGGGCGAACTGCCCGAGGGCTTTACCTGCCCTGTGTGCCGCCAGCCCGCTTCCAAATTCGAAAAGATCGAGGAGGCCTCCGCCGCAAACCCCTACGCCGGCACCAAGACCGAAAAGAACCTGCAGGAGGCCTTCGCCGGCGAAAGCCAGGCCCGCAACAAGTACACCTACTTTGCCCAGGTGGCCCAGCGCGAGGGCTACGAGCAGCTGGCCGAGATCTTTTTGAAGACCGCCCGCAACGAGCAGGAGCACGCGCGCCTGTGGTTCCAGGCGCTGGGCAATCTGGGCGGCACCGCTGAAAACCTGCTGCACGCCGCCGAGGGCGAGAATTACGAGTGGACCGACATGTACGACCGCATGGCAAAAGATGCCGACGAAGAGGGCTTCCACGACCTGGCCGAAAAATTCCGCAGGGTGGCCGCCATTGAAAAGACCCACGAGGAGCGCTACCGCACCCTGCTGCACAATGTGGAAATGAAGCAGGTATTTGAAAAGAGCGGCCAGACCATGTGGGAGTGCCGGATCTGCGGCCACCTGGTGGTGGGCACGAAAGCCCCCGAGGCCTGCCCCGTGTGCGGCTATGCCCAGAGCTTCTTCGAGGTCCGCAAGGAAAACTACTGAGCTATTCCGCTGCAAGCGGAATGCTGCAACAAAAGACGGGCGAGGCCGTCAACGGAGGCGCTGTAAGCGCCGTTCAGTTTAACCGTTGGCTGCCTCGCCCGTCTTTGCTGTTTCCCCAGTGATGCAGCGCACGCCTTTTTCAAAAAGCTGCACTCCGCAAAACGCTCCTGTTATGCACCCGTTCGTTTTCAAAGGGATCTTCATGAGGAATTGGCTCTTTTACCGCTTGCGCTGGGTTTCACAGGCTTTCCTGGCACTCGCTGCACACTCTGTCATGGATCGAAACGATCCCCCCGCATTGGGGGCAAGTATATTTCCTTTTCTGCTGTTCCATAAACTTTTCCAAACCGTGTTGGCAAACAAATCCGCTGTTTTCCATAAGGCTCGCCTGATACCTTTTGTTGTAGCTTTTTTCAAGGTTTTTGATCAGCTTGCAGGGATAGTCAGGGCATTCAAAACAGTAGCGCAGCCCTTTCCCCATGATACAATCCTTTATGCTGCATTTTCAGCAATGCTCCGGCTTGCCCACATCGCTGTTGAAACAACCAGCGCATGAATTTTTATGGCGGCAATGTTTATAGCAGACCAGGCAATTCATACCACAAGGGGCGAACATTACGGTGTCGATATTATCTTTTGGCATTTTCATGGGTCGCCCGCCTTGTCAGATGATTGTTTTTTGTTCTGCTGTATTGTTAGCTTCACTTTCCTGTGGCGGCTTTGAAAAAAGCTTTCAGCTCCGCCTTGGTCTCCGGGGGCAGGTCGGCCTTGCGCACGCCCTGCACCGCGCCCTCCAGCGCCAGCAGCCTGTGCAGGCAGGCGGTGGGGTCGGCCGTGTACAGGCGCAGCCAAGCCTCCCGGCTTCCAAGGGCATACAGCTGCTCACGGGTAGTGATGCCCGCCCGCGCCAACTCCTCTTCCAGTACCGGCCCCAGATTCGGCAGGCCTTTCAATTCGCCCATCCTGCAGTTCCTCCTTTTTCGCTCAATCGTCCACGTCAAAGGCTTCCAGCTTGTTTTTCACCGGCACGGGCTTTGCGTCGCCATGCCGCACAAAGCACATGGTCACAAAGCTGCCCACCACGCACAGCGCCGCATAGGGGAACAGGGTGTGGTAGCCCACGTGCTCCATCAGCCAGCCCGAGAGGATGGGGGTGAGGATCTGGGCGCTCATGCTGAAGGTATAGTAATACCCGGTGTATTTGCCCACGTCCGCGCCGCGGCTCATCTCCACCACCATGGGGTAGCTGTTCACATTGATGAACGCCCAGGCTACCCCGGCCAGCGCAAAAAAGCCGAACAGCATCCAGGAAAAGCTGTGGAACAAAATTGCCGAGCCAAAGCTGCCCGCCAGCAGCAGGCAGCCGATCTGGATGGTGCGCTTGCGCCCCACCCTGGCGGCGATCATGCCCACTGGGATATAGGTCAGGATGGCCCCCGCCTGGGCCACCATCAGCACCATGGCATAGTTGCCGCCCGCCATGCCCCAGCTCTCGCGGGCATACTTGGAAAAATGGGTGGTCACGGCGTTGTAGCCCATGAACCACAGCACCACGCTGGCCAAAATAAGCACCAGGCTCCGGAACACCGCCGGATCCATTTTTTCGCCCTCGCCCGGGGCGTCCGCCCCGTCCTGGTCCGCCGGGTCGTAACCCGCCTCGCTGCTCTCCTTTTCCATCTGGGCCACACAGGCGGGCTCCTTGATCTTAACAAAAAGCAGCATCACGCACACCGCCATCAGCGCGGCCGTGCACAAAAACACCGGGAAGTAATTGGGGTTGTCGCCCGCGGGCACCAAAAACTTTACCGCTGCCAGCATGATGATGCCGCCCACAGCGCCCATCAGGTTGATGATGGCGTTGCCCTGGCTGCGCAGGGGTTTGGGGGTGACGTCCGGCATCAGGGCCACTGCCGGGCTGCGGTAGGTGGCCATGCAGATGAGCACCAGCCCCAGCCCCACAAAGAACAGGGGCAGGCTCTTGAGCTGGTTTGCCAGCGGGATGAGCACCAGGCACATCACCGCCCCCGCCGTGCCCGCCAAAATAAAGGGCATGCGCCGGCCGATGCGGGTGTGTGTGCGGTCCGAGAGCACACCGAACAGCGGCAGCATGAACAGGGCCAGCACATTGTCCAGTGCCATCACTGCGCCGGACCAGGTGTCGCCGATGCCAAAGGTGTACTTCAGGATCAGGGGGATGATCCCGTCGTAGACCTGCCAGAAGGCACTGATGGACATAAAGGCCAGGCCTACGTAAAAGGTTCGTTTCGAGTTGAGCTTCATGATTTTGCTTCCTCACTTTCCGCGGGTAAACGTTATTTCCATGATACCACAAATCCCCCGCCCAGGCCATGGCAGGCCCGGGCGGGGGACGTAAAAAATATGCAAAATCTTTTGTGCAGGTTTTCCGGCCCGCGTTCACTCGTAGCGCAGCGCCTCAATGGGATCCAGCTTGGCGGCCTTGTTCGCCGGGTAATACCCAAAGAACACGCCGATCGCCATGGAAAAGCCCACCGCCGCCAGAATGGCGACCGCACTGGGCTTTGCCGCGTAGCCCAAAAGCTGCGCGCCCGCGCTGCCGGCGCCAATGCCCAGCGCCACGCCGAAGGCGCCGCCCACCAGGCAGATGACCACCGCCTCGGTGATGAACTGCAGCCGCAGGGCCCGGCCCGGCGCGCCCAGCGCCTTGCGGGTGCCGATCTCACGGGTGCGCTCGGTAATGCTTACCAGCATGATGTTCATCACGCCGATGCCGCCCACCAAAAGGCTGATGGCCGCAATGGCGCTGATGGCCAGCTTGACCGTGTTCATCATGCTGGTCATCTCTTTCAGCATGCTCTCCATGCTGGAGGCGGTGACCGTCCAGCTCTGGTTGCGGGTGTAAAACGAGGCAAAGAAGCTCTTCACATTCTCCAAAAAGGCGGTCGTGTCGGTGCCGGAGGCCGCCACCACCGTGAAGTTCTGGTACCCCGCCGTGCCGCCGGCCAGCTTTTGCGCGGCGGCCAGGGGCATATACAGTTCGGTCACCGGGTCCGAGCCCGTCAGGCTGAAGTAGCCCGAGTCGTCGTATTCATACACGCCCACCACATAAAACCGCAGCAGCTTGCCGTTTACCGCCAGCTCAAATTCCCTGCCCAGCACCGAAGCGGAGGAAGCGCCGAACACTTTCTCGCAGAACTTGTCGCTCACCACCGCCACCTGGCGCTCACCGTCCGAGTCCTTGATAAAGCGCCCGTGCAGCAGCTCAAGGTCGCTGGCCAGGGCCAGGTCGGCGTTGGCGCCCTGGGCGTTCACGCTCACGCTGGTACTGCCCTGGCGCACCGTGCCCGTGCCCACGCTCTGGCTCAGAGAGACGGCATAAATATTGTCGGCATAGGCGGTGCGGAATTCTTCGATCATGGCGTCGGTGATCAGGTCCCCCTCGCTTGGCTGCTCTGGCCCGAACATGCGCACCGCCACCATGCCCCCGCCTGTCGTTTCAATGTCCTCGCTTTTCTGCTGCAGGCTCACGGTGATATTGTTGATCCCAAATCCCTGCAGGCTGTCGGTGATGGAGCCGGTGAGCGAATCGCCCAGGGTCACAATGGCGATCACCGAGCCAATGCCGATGATGATGCCCAGCATGGTGAGCAGGGCCCGCATCTTGTTGGCCCACAGGCTGCCAAAGGCCATGCGCACATTGTCAAACAGCTGCACTGCGCCCCGCCCCCTTTCGCTCGGCAATAAACTGCCCGTCCCGCAGGGTCAGGATGCGCCCGCACTCGGCGGCCAGCTCCTGCGAGTGGGTGATCAGCACAATGGTCATTCCCTCGGCGTGCAGGCGGTGAAAAATGTCCATCACCGTGCGGCTGGTGGCCGAGTCCAGCGCGCCGGTGGGTTCGTCGGCCAGCAGCAGGGCCGGCCGGTTCGCCAGCGCCCGGGCAATGGCTACCCTTTGCTTTTGCCCGCCCGACAATTCGCTCGGCTCATGCTTTGCCCGGTCGCTCATGCCCACCATTTCCAGCAGCTCTCTGGCCCGGGCGCTGCGCTGGCGGGCGGGCAGCCCCGCATACAGCATGGGCAGCTCCACATTTTTCAGGGCGCTGGTGCGCCCGATCAGGTTAAAGGTCTGGAACACAAAGCCGATCTTTTGGTTACGGATGGCCGAGAGCTGTTTGTCCTTTGCGGCGGCCACCTCCACCCCGTCCAGCGCATAGCCGCCCTCGGTGGGGCGGTCCAGCGCGCCGATGATGTTCATCAGGGTGGATTTGCCGCTGCCCGACTCGCCCACAATGGCCACGAACTCGCCCTCGTTCACGGTCAGATCAATGCCGTGCAGAATTTCCAGCTCGTTGGGTTTGCCGATGTAATAGCGCTTGATGATGCCCTGCATCTGAATGATAGGCCCGCTCATGGCATCAGCCCCCCATCGCCGGGCCGCCTGGGCCGCCGCCCCGCGTTGCGACGTCCGGCGCGGCGGCGCCCATGGTCACCTGCACATCACCGCTGCCCATCATGCCGCCCATCTGGAACTGATCGGCGGTATCGGAGGCTTCCTTTTCGTCGGCCGCGGCGCGCACCACCATTCCCTCGCTGAGCTCCGCGCCGGAGATTTCGGCATAGTAATCGTTGGTGGCTCCCACCGTCACGGTCACAGGCTCAAAGGTGGGCTGGCCGTCCGCGTCCTCGCCGGTTTTCACATAGACCACGCTGCTGCCGTCCTCCTGTGTTCCAATGGCGTCCAGGGGTACGGTGAACACGTTTTCGGTGGTGGAAAGAATGATCTTTACCTTCGCGTTGGTCCCCACCAAAAGGCCGCTGTTTTCATTGTTCACCGTGACCTCTGCCGCAAAGCCGGAAGAGGAGGAACCCCCGCCCGAGGCGGTGGGCGAGATCTGGGTCAGGGTGCCGCTCACCTCGCCGTCCATCACGTCGCTGGTGATAATGGCCTTCATGCCCACCTTTACCTTCTCGATGTCATACTCGGCGATCGAGATGGCCACCTTGAGCTTTTCGGTATTCTGAATGGTGGCGGCGGTGCCGTTGACCGCGCTGCCCACCGTGGCGTTCACCGCGGTCACCTTGCCGCTGGTTTCGGCCTTTAATGTACACTTTTCCAGCTGCTGCTGCAGATCCTCCAGCTCGTCGCTCTCGCCGGCCTTGTTATAGGCGTCCAGCGCGTCGTCCCGGCTGCTCTCGGCCGTTTCGGCCGTTTTTTGTGCCTGCTCGTAGGTCGCCTTTGCCTGCTCGTAGGCCGACTGGGCCTGGCTGTAAGCCGCTTGCCGCGCGTCGTAGTTTGTGCTGGACTTGGCGGTATTCAGGTTTCCTTGCGCAGTCTTAAGCGCTGTTTCTGCCTCCTCGTAGGCCTTTTGGGCCTCCTCCAGCGCCTGCTTTGCCGCTTTTACCGCTTCGTCATCCTCCGGCGCCCCAGCTGGCACGGCGGACTGGCCCACATTCCCGGCGTCCGCGCTGCCGCCTGAAGCTTGCGCCTGGCTGTTGATTGCCGCCTGCGCGTTTGCCAAAGCCTGGTCATAGGCCGCCTGGGCATTCTGCACCGCGTTCAGCTTTGTCAGCAGCTCGGCGTTTGCTGCGTCGTAGGCGCTCTGGTAGCTCTTTACCTGGGCCTCGGCGCTCTCGTAGGCGCTCTTTGCGCTGTCGCGGGCCGAGCGTTTGTCCTCTTTTGCATCGTAGGCCTCGGTCACGCTTTTCTCCGCGTCGCTCAGGCTTTTCTGGGCGTTCTGGTAGTTTTTGAGCGCTTTTTCCTTTGCCTCCGCCAGGCTTTCCTTCATCTTGGCGATGCTCTTTTCCAGGTCTTCGGTGTCCAGGGTGCAGATCACATCCCCCTCGTTCACCGTGTCGCCCACCTGCACATTCACGCTCTTAACGGTATACTTTAATTCGGTGGTCACGTTGGAAACGTCGCTGCTCTCCACCGTGCCCGAAGCGCTGATCGAGGCGTCCAGGGTCCCTTTTTGCAGGGTGAGGGTGCGCACGTAGCTCTGCCCGCCCATATTTGCCCCGGCAGGCAGCCGCGGCGCGGATCTCTGCCGCCACACCAGCACGCCGGCCGCAATGGCAGCCGCAAGCAGCAGGGCGACGGCCGCTTTTTTATGTGCTGCGATAAACTGCCCGGCTCGGCCGAACACGGCCTTGAGTTTTGTCATATCAATTCCCCCAAAGAACTTTCTATTGTGTTGTGTGGCCCAAAGCCGCCCAAATTGCACAAACGGCTGACCCGGCTTTTATTCTAGGGGGCAAATGTGAAAGCCTCCGGTAAAAATTGTGAAAGATATGTGGGCCATTTGGGGGATCCTTTGCTCCCGTTGCCGCGCAAAGGGGCAAATAGAAGGCTGGCGGAAGCAATTTTTCCGCCCCGGAACAAGCAAAAGGCCCGGGCCGGCGTCAGCCGTGCTCAGGCCTTTTGCGGTTCTTTTTTCCCAGCGCTGCTATGATCCCGCTCACATGCTCGCGCTCCTCCTGTTCCAGCAGCTCGTACTGCCGCAAAAGCTCCCGGCTCTGGGGCGTGTACCCAGTTTCATCGTCAAAAAACTCCCGCGGCGTCACGCCCAGATACTCGCAGATATAAAAAAACGCCTCCATCGAGGGAAACCCCTTTTGGTTTTCAATTGCGTTGATATATCCCTCGCTCTGGCCCAGCGCAAGGCTCATTTCCCGGGCAGAAACCCCTTTGGCCTGCCGCAGCGCCGTAAGGCGCGCATAAAACAGTTCTTCATACATCCTTGATCGTCACCACCTATAATATAGGATTGTACCGCATACTCCATTTGATTCTATTGGGTTAGACCGGCTATTCAAGTTGACATGTGGTTTTTAATCCGATATAATAAAATAAGATTTTTTATGCGAACCAGGATGCGTCGGCACACCGCGCGGAAGGGGGCACAGCTCATGAAGCGAAAGTCAGCGGCCCTGCTCTGTTCGCTTGACCCAGGCTGCAGCGCGCTCTTCGTGGGGGAGGACCCAGGCTGCCGGCTGCCCAGGTTTAACGAGCGGTGGCACCGCGTGGCGCTTCACATGAGGGTGCAGAAGCTGCTGGCGCAGGGCTATCGCGTTTTTTTGGTGGAGACGGGCACCCCCTTCGGCCGCATGGCCCTGGCCGAGCTTGCCCGGCTGCGCCCCGGCGGCTCTTTCCAGCTCTGGAGCCTGCGGCGGGGCAAGGCTGTAAAACAGCAGGACAACATGGAGGACGCCCCCTGGGGGCGTGCCCACAGCCGCTGGGAGCTCTGGCGGGCCGCATGGCGGTGTGACCGCCGTTTGGGGGAAATCACGCCGCCCGTTTATGATCAGCTTGTGCAGGGCGGCGTGGGCCTGGTAGTCACCCCCGCCGAGGCCTCGCTGCTGGATCAGAACCTGATCCGGCAGGAAACGCCCGCGGCCAGGCTATGACCAAGCGGCGGGCAGCAAACAAACAGAAAAGCCGGCGCCCGGGATGGATCTCTCATGCCATCCCGGGCGCCGGCCCTTTGTTTTATAAACTTTTTCCTGTTTCAACGGCCATCGCGCTTGTGCTGCGCAGGCTTTCCCTCAGCGTGCGGCCGCGCGGCGGCGGCTTTTCCGGGCGCGCCGTCTGCGCGCCGCCAGCAGCCCCAGGGCCCCAAAAACCAGCAACGCCGCGGCCGCCGCCAGCCACCAATAAGGGGCCAGCTTCTCTTTATAGTAAAGCCAGGCGCTGCGCTCAAAGCCCTGCAATGTCACCAGGTCCACAATGCCGATCAGTTCGCCGTCCACCAGCACCTGGGCGGTGCCCAGCTTTTGCCCCGCCGGCAGGGGCGCTTCCAGCCGGGCGGGCAGCTCGCCTGGGATCACCTCCACCCGGCTGCCGGCCGCTTGCAGGGCGGGCAGGCCGGCGGCGGCATACACCCCTGCGGTTTCCGTTTCGCCGCACCAGGCCAGGGGCAGCTGGGCCACCGGCGTTTCCCGGCTGGGCAGCTCCACCGCAAAAAACTCCTCCAGCGCCCAGTCGTAAAGGTCAGCGGTGGTGTGGAACGACCAGTTAAAGCCGTCCTCCGCAAGCGCTTTGGGGGCGCCCATGACCACCAGCACCCATACAAGCCCGTCCTGCTGCGCGCTGGAAACAAAGCATCGGCCCGCTTCGTCGGTAAAACCGGTCTTGATGCCCTGGATATAGGCGCGGTACAGCTCCTGGTCCGGCAGCTGCATCACGTTGGTGGTGCGCACGTAGTAGGCGGCGCCCGCCGGGGCATCCGGCGTTTTGGGCTCAGGATGCAGATTCGTGAGGGGCATCCAGTAGCCGTTTTGGGTCACCACGCTCATGAACAGCTCGTTCTCCCGGCAGGCACGGGCGATCAAAAACATGTCGTAGGCTGTGGAGTGGTTGCCGTATTCCAGGCCGTACAGGCCGTGGGCGCAGGTGAAATTTGTATTTTCACAGCCCAACTCGGCCGCCCGCCGGTTCATGCGGGCAAAAAAGGCGTCCATATCGCCATTGCCCAAATAATAGGCGATCACGCTGGCTGCATCGTTTCCGCTGGGCAGCATGCAGGCGTAAAACAGGCTTTCCAGGGTGACTGTTTCCCCAATTTTCAGGTCCGCGTCCGAGCCGTTTTCGGCCTGGATTCGGTCAAACTCGGCCTCCAGCTCCCGGGGGATGGTAAAACTCTCGGAAAGATCCACCCCGCTCTCGGCCAGCAAAAGCCCGGTCATCATTTTGGTCAGGCTGGCCGCCGCCCGCTCCTCATGGGCGTTTTTTTCGTACACCAGGGTGTCGGTGGTGAGCTCATACAGATACACCGCCTCAGCGTTCACCGCGCCCTCGGGCGGCTGCCACATAGCCGCAGCCGGCAGGGCCAGGCCCGCCGCCAGCAGGCAGAAAAACCCCAGTACCATCCTCCATTTTTTCAACCGTGCCGCCTCCCCTGTGTTTAAAAAACCTTATCTCAAAGGGCCCGTATGGCCCCAAAAACAGCCTCCGCTTTGCCGGGGCTGTTTTTCATTATAAGGCATTTGCTCCCTTGCTGGCAAATAAAAAGCGTCGGAACAGCAAAAGCCCCCGGGGAAGCTGTTCCCCGGGGGCTTTTGCCGCTTGCCCTATTCCCGGTGCAGGATCTCCATAAATTCCTCGCCGGTAATGGTTTCGCGCTCCATCAAAAAGTTCGCCAGCTCGTGCAGCTTTTCTTTGTTTTCGGCAAGAATACCCGCCGCCTTTTCGTGGGCCGACCGGATTATGGCCAGCACCTCCCGGTCGATCTTTTCCGCGGTGCCCTCGCTGCAGGCAAGCGCCGCGTCGCCCGAAAGGTACGGGCCGCTCACGGTCTCCAGCGCCATCATATCAAACTCGGCGCTCATGCCCAGGCGGGTCACCATGCTGCGCGCCAGCCGCGTGGCCTGCTCGATATCGTTGGAAGCGCCGGAGGTGTAGCTCCCGAAGATGAGCTCCTCGGCCGCCCGGCCGCCGGTAAAGGTGGCAATCTTATTGAACGCCTCCTCGCGGCTGAGCAGGTTCGTTTCCTCTTCCGGCACCTGCAGGGTGTAGCCCAGCGCGCCGCTGGTGCGGGGCACAATGGTGATCTTGGTCACCGGCGCGCTGTCCGACTGCCTTGCCGCCACCAGCGCATGGCCGATCTCGTGGTAGGCCACGATGCGCTTTTCCCTCTGGCTGAGTACCTTGTTTTTGCGCTGGTAGCCCGCGATCACGGTCTCCACCGCCTCCATCAGGTCCTCCTGGCGCACAATGCGCCGGTTCTGCTTTACCGCCAGCAGCGCGGCCTCGTTGATCATGTTGGCAAGCTCAGCGCCGGACGCGCCCGAGGTCGCCCGGGCAATGGCCATAAAGTCCACATTCTCGTCCATCATGACCTTTTTGGCGTGCACCTTTAAAATGGCCGCGCGCCCCTCCAGGTCCGGCAGCTCCACCGGGATGCGCCGGTCAAACCGCCCGGGCCGCAGCAGGGCCTTGTCCAGCGTTTCCGGCCGGTTGGTGGCGGCCAGAATAATCACGCCCTTCGAGCCGTCAAAGCCGTCCATCTCGGTCAAAAGCTGGTTCAGGGTCTGCTCCCGCTCATCGTTTCCGCCCATGCCCGCCGCGCCGTCGCGGCTTTTGCCAATGGTGTCGATCTCGTCAATGAACACAATGCAGGGGGCTTTATCGGCGGCCTGCTTGAACAGATCGCGCACCCGCGCCGCGCCCATGCCCACGAACATCTCCACAAACTCCGACCCGGAGATCGAGAAAAAGGGCACGTGGGCCTCGCCCGCCACCGCCTTGGCCAGCAGCGTTTTGCCGGTGCCCGGGGGGCCCACCAGCAACGCGCCCTTGGGCAGCGTGGCGCCGATGCTGTTGTACTTTGAGGGGTTGTGCAAAAAGTCCACGATCTCGGCCAGGGCTTCCTTGGCCTCATCCTGGCCTGCCACATCGGCAAAGGTCTTGCCGGTCTGGGCCTCCACATACACCTTGGCGTTGGATTTGCCAAAGGTCATGGCGTTGCCGCCGCCCATCTTTTTCATCATAAAGCGCATGAGCAGCTGCCCCACCAGCACAAACAGCAGCACGGGGAACACCACCGTGACCAGCAGGTTCATCAGGGGCGAGGCCTGGGTGGGGATCACCCCGCCGAACTGCACCGCCGCGCCGTCCGGCCCGCTGGCGTGCAGCAGCCGGTCCACCCGGCCGGGGTCGTTGATGAGCGCGGTGCGATACAGCCGCTCGCGGCCGTTTTCGTCCTTCATCATGTAGGTGATGGTCCCTTCGGATTCATTCTCCTCCACGGCGCTCACCTTGCCGGCATCCAGGTCGGCGATAAACTGGTTATACGTTACCTCGCTCACCTGGCGCTGCATCATGCGGGGAAATACCAGCGCATTGAGCAAAAGCAGCACCACAAGAGCGATGATATAATAATAAATAATTGCTTTTTTAGGGTTTTTGGGGCCTTCCTTTTTCATAACACACCCGCCTTTTTGATTCTTTGCGGCGCAGGGGGGCGCAAAACCGCCCACCTGTTCATTTTTATAGCATATCCTCCCGATATGAAAAAAATATGAACGTTTCTAAAACCTTTTTTCGCCCCCGGTAAAACCCGGCAAAAAAGCGGCCCCGGCGTTTTTTGCCGGGGCCGCTTTTGAGGCCCGATCTTCCTCTCAGGGCAGGTCAAACGTGCCCATCTGCTGCTGCTCACCGTACTCGTCAAACAGCAGCTGCACCCTGCGGTTCTCCATCTCCTCCGGCCGCACGGCCAGCACCAGCCGGACCGTGGTGCTGGTGCCGATGGGGGCGACCGGCCGCAGTGCGAATTGCGCGCTGTCGTCGCCGCTTACCACCTGAACGGCATATTTGTTGCCCGATTCCGGCCGCACCGAAAACCAATAGGAATCCAGCCGCAGCTCCCGTTCGCTGTTGTTGGCAAGCTCAAACTCCAGCTCGTAATACTCGCGGCTGGGGTCATAGCCTGCAAGCTCCTCCTCGCTGAGGGCCCGGAGCGAAAAGCCGCTCAGGCCCAGGTGCCAGGCCGTTCCCCGGCCCGCGTCCTTTACCGCGCCGTAACCAGCAAAAAAGCCCGCCAGCACCGCCGCCAGCAGCAGGGCGGCCAGCACCCAAAGCACCACAGCTCCCCGTTTTTTACCGTTCATTCCTGGTCACCTCCCTCTTCAAAGGCAACCGGCACGCCGGTCATCTGCACCGCCGAAGTGCGGTAATCCCGCCCCATGAGCTGCGCCTGCAGCCAAAGTGTCGCGTCCTTTGCCCCCTCTGGCACCGCAAAATAGATCCAGCCCTCCGCCATCGCGGTCCCGCTCAGCTCGTAAACATCCAGCACCTCGGCGGCAAGCTCGGGATATACCGATTCCATGCGGTATTCATCGATGGGCGCATAATATGTATCCCCAATCTGCAGGTAAACCG
This window of the Oscillospiraceae bacterium genome carries:
- a CDS encoding cell division protein FtsH; the encoded protein is MKKEGPKNPKKAIIYYYIIALVVLLLLNALVFPRMMQRQVSEVTYNQFIADLDAGKVSAVEENESEGTITYMMKDENGRERLYRTALINDPGRVDRLLHASGPDGAAVQFGGVIPTQASPLMNLLVTVVFPVLLFVLVGQLLMRFMMKKMGGGNAMTFGKSNAKVYVEAQTGKTFADVAGQDEAKEALAEIVDFLHNPSKYNSIGATLPKGALLVGPPGTGKTLLAKAVAGEAHVPFFSISGSEFVEMFVGMGAARVRDLFKQAADKAPCIVFIDEIDTIGKSRDGAAGMGGNDEREQTLNQLLTEMDGFDGSKGVIILAATNRPETLDKALLRPGRFDRRIPVELPDLEGRAAILKVHAKKVMMDENVDFMAIARATSGASGAELANMINEAALLAVKQNRRIVRQEDLMEAVETVIAGYQRKNKVLSQREKRIVAYHEIGHALVAARQSDSAPVTKITIVPRTSGALGYTLQVPEEETNLLSREEAFNKIATFTGGRAAEELIFGSYTSGASNDIEQATRLARSMVTRLGMSAEFDMMALETVSGPYLSGDAALACSEGTAEKIDREVLAIIRSAHEKAAGILAENKEKLHELANFLMERETITGEEFMEILHRE
- the dacF_2 gene encoding D-alanyl-D-alanine carboxypeptidase — encoded protein: MKKWRMVLGFFCLLAAGLALPAAAMWQPPEGAVNAEAVYLYELTTDTLVYEKNAHEERAAASLTKMMTGLLLAESGVDLSESFTIPRELEAEFDRIQAENGSDADLKIGETVTLESLFYACMLPSGNDAASVIAYYLGNGDMDAFFARMNRRAAELGCENTNFTCAHGLYGLEYGNHSTAYDMFLIARACRENELFMSVVTQNGYWMPLTNLHPEPKTPDAPAGAAYYVRTTNVMQLPDQELYRAYIQGIKTGFTDEAGRCFVSSAQQDGLVWVLVVMGAPKALAEDGFNWSFHTTADLYDWALEEFFAVELPSRETPVAQLPLAWCGETETAGVYAAAGLPALQAAGSRVEVIPGELPARLEAPLPAGQKLGTAQVLVDGELIGIVDLVTLQGFERSAWLYYKEKLAPYWWLAAAAALLVFGALGLLAARRRRARKSRRRAAAR